The genomic stretch TGTTCGTGCAGGTCTCGACCTTTTGCTTGAGGATTCGCGGGATAAGTGGGAGGCGTTGATTGACGACGCCGATCGCGGACTCGTGACCCCGCGGACGAACGGGTACGTGGTCTCGGCGTTGCAGTGCGCATGGTTTGCGGTCAAGGCCACCACGGAATACTTCGGAGAGGCCGCCGTGTTTGATGGGGTTCGCCGAGCGGTCAAGCTCGGCGGTGATACTGACACGGTTGCTGCGATTGCGGGCGCTTTGCTGGGTGCACGTTGGGGCGAATCGGCGGTTCCGCAGAAGTGGAAGGACGCCCTATTCGGATGGCCGGGCATGACAGGCGCCGATTTAGCCGATATGGGTGAAAGAATCGTGCGAAATTCCCAGCCGCGCGGGTTCTAACCGACCGACAGCGACATTTCATTGCGCTATAGCGCAAGATCTTCGTATATACGAAGATCGGGCTCCAGGGCGCAATGAAATGTCGCTGGAGCCCGAACACGGGCAGGGCCGAAGCCACATACAGCAGGCCTGGAGCCAGCATACGGTGGGCTTCGACAAACAGTCATCGCCCGTCCACGTGCTGTTCACCCAGGTCAGCGCCAGCTAGACCTGGCGATATAGTTGCAGTATGAAGAAAACAATCGCTCGGCTGGCTGCCGCATGCATGGTGTTTCCGCTCGCCCTCACCGGATGTTCCTCTGAAGAAGCTACCCCCACCGATGCTGTGCTTGAGTTCCTCAAGGCCACAAGCGACGGGGACATGAACAAAGCCTGCGCGATGGTTACCCCGGAAACTGTGGAAATCCTCAAGAAAGAGACGCGGCAAAGCTCCTGCGAAGAGGCCATACGAGCATCAATGGAACAGGCCAGGCCAGGGGTGGTGGAAGCGACTGCCAAGCTCACGGCCGAACAGCTCACTGAGATCGAGATGGGTGACCGAGTCATCGTCGAATATGAAATTGACGATTTGCCGTATTCTGGCGTGGTGGTCAAGCGCGACGGCAAGTGGTACATCACTTACGAATAGGTCCAGCTC from Trueperella bialowiezensis encodes the following:
- a CDS encoding DUF4878 domain-containing protein, with the protein product MKKTIARLAAACMVFPLALTGCSSEEATPTDAVLEFLKATSDGDMNKACAMVTPETVEILKKETRQSSCEEAIRASMEQARPGVVEATAKLTAEQLTEIEMGDRVIVEYEIDDLPYSGVVVKRDGKWYITYE